Proteins found in one Vallitalea guaymasensis genomic segment:
- a CDS encoding FecCD family ABC transporter permease, which produces MKDVIKINSRTAVNKNGIEAYKSYTAKKVAIAICSIIIMIILSIIAINAGSTNIRFNEIFRAIIGQGTEVSNIVVLHIRLPRIIAAIVAGAGLSVSGCVMQNNLRNPLASPSTLGISNAAAFGANLAIIIFGAGSFRSLGADAVIINNPYIVTLSAFTLSMTAAFVILLLAKLRSFSPQSIILAGVALGSLFSAGTTLIQYFADDVQVAAAVFWTFGDLGRVSWNEVIIMAVVIGIALIYFMLKRWDYNALDSGEESAKSLGVNVERVRFGGMFVSSLITSVAVAFLGIIGFIGLISPQIVRRIIGGDHRFLIPISAITGSIILLFADTLARTIIAPVILPVGAITSFLGAPLFLYLLLRGHNRK; this is translated from the coding sequence ATGAAAGATGTGATAAAAATTAATTCTAGAACAGCTGTAAATAAGAATGGAATAGAAGCATATAAAAGCTATACTGCCAAGAAGGTAGCTATAGCCATATGTTCTATCATTATAATGATTATATTATCAATTATTGCTATAAATGCAGGTTCAACTAATATAAGATTTAACGAAATATTTAGAGCTATCATTGGTCAGGGGACAGAAGTCTCTAATATCGTTGTTCTGCATATCCGTTTACCAAGAATCATTGCTGCTATTGTAGCAGGTGCCGGTCTATCTGTATCAGGGTGTGTAATGCAGAATAACCTGCGAAACCCCTTAGCTTCACCATCAACATTGGGAATATCTAACGCAGCAGCTTTTGGAGCTAATCTAGCTATAATCATATTTGGGGCAGGAAGTTTTCGTAGTCTGGGAGCTGATGCAGTAATTATTAATAATCCCTATATCGTAACCTTATCGGCTTTTACCCTATCCATGACAGCGGCTTTTGTCATTTTATTACTAGCTAAGTTGCGAAGTTTTTCGCCCCAATCAATTATATTAGCGGGTGTTGCACTAGGTTCGCTTTTCTCTGCTGGAACTACTTTGATCCAATATTTTGCTGATGATGTACAGGTGGCTGCAGCGGTCTTCTGGACATTCGGTGACCTAGGCAGAGTATCATGGAATGAAGTAATAATAATGGCTGTTGTTATAGGTATTGCCTTAATATATTTCATGTTGAAAAGATGGGATTATAATGCTCTGGATAGTGGTGAAGAGTCGGCCAAAAGCCTAGGTGTCAATGTTGAAAGAGTCCGTTTTGGTGGTATGTTCGTTTCATCATTGATAACATCAGTAGCTGTTGCATTTCTTGGAATAATTGGGTTCATTGGACTCATATCTCCACAGATAGTAAGAAGAATAATTGGTGGAGATCATCGATTCTTGATACCAATATCTGCTATAACAGGTTCAATAATTCTATTATTTGCAGATACATTGGCGAGAACCATCATTGCACCAGTAATATTACCAGTAGGAGCAATAACTTCTTTTCTAGGAGCACCATTATTTTTATATCTATTGTTAAGGGGGCATAATAGAAAATGA
- a CDS encoding FmdE family protein, giving the protein MNKNLWEKCKEFHGHECPGLAIGYRACEIAMEKINLTFSEDEELVCITENDACGVDAVQVITGCTMGKGNLIYKDTGKMAFSFFNRTNGDSIRLILNEVESEMTREQKKIHILEAPAEEVFTIKKPNYEVPSRARIFNTVICEKCGEGAKESNIRISNGKKLCLDCYEEYTRGW; this is encoded by the coding sequence ATGAATAAAAATTTATGGGAAAAATGTAAAGAATTCCACGGACATGAATGTCCAGGCCTAGCTATAGGATACCGTGCATGTGAAATAGCTATGGAAAAAATCAATTTAACATTCTCAGAAGATGAAGAATTAGTATGTATTACAGAAAATGACGCTTGCGGAGTAGATGCAGTCCAAGTCATCACAGGCTGTACAATGGGAAAAGGCAATCTTATCTACAAAGATACTGGCAAAATGGCATTTTCATTTTTTAACCGTACCAATGGAGACAGTATAAGATTGATACTAAATGAAGTTGAAAGTGAAATGACTAGAGAACAGAAAAAAATACATATATTAGAAGCACCAGCAGAAGAAGTATTCACCATAAAAAAACCAAACTATGAAGTACCTTCACGAGCAAGAATATTTAATACTGTCATATGTGAAAAATGCGGTGAAGGTGCAAAAGAAAGTAATATAAGAATTAGCAACGGAAAAAAACTATGTCTTGATTGTTATGAAGAATATACAAGAGGCTGGTAA
- the larE gene encoding ATP-dependent sacrificial sulfur transferase LarE yields the protein MDKYNTLIQYLKKLEKVIIAFSGGVDSTFLLYAAKEALGDNVKAVTINSPYIANWEIEESIEFTQKIGVKHDFLEVDIVEDIKNNPIDRCYLCKKYIFQKIKEKAKNENYKYIIDGTNFDDIKDYRPGMKALKELEIVSPLLICEITKSDIREMARNKQLEVWNKPSYACLLTRIPHDTVIENTTLSRIEEAEKYLMNKGMRACRVRVHGNLARIELTKNDLGKIYDEKVRGNITDYFSKIGFDYTTLDLQGYKMGNFSIKDIEAGDKDE from the coding sequence ATGGACAAATACAATACATTAATACAGTACTTGAAAAAATTAGAAAAGGTAATAATAGCTTTTTCAGGAGGAGTGGACAGTACTTTTTTGCTGTATGCAGCAAAAGAGGCATTAGGCGATAATGTAAAGGCTGTAACAATAAACTCCCCTTATATAGCAAACTGGGAAATTGAAGAATCCATAGAATTTACACAAAAAATAGGAGTAAAACATGATTTTTTAGAGGTGGATATTGTAGAAGATATAAAGAATAATCCAATAGATAGATGCTATCTATGTAAAAAATATATCTTCCAAAAGATTAAGGAAAAGGCTAAGAATGAAAATTACAAATACATTATTGATGGAACCAATTTTGATGATATAAAAGATTATAGACCAGGTATGAAAGCATTGAAAGAATTAGAGATTGTAAGCCCCTTACTGATATGTGAGATTACTAAATCTGATATTAGAGAGATGGCGAGGAATAAACAATTAGAAGTATGGAATAAACCTTCCTATGCCTGCCTTTTGACTAGAATACCCCATGATACAGTAATAGAAAATACTACCTTATCTAGGATAGAAGAAGCAGAAAAATATTTGATGAATAAGGGTATGAGAGCATGTAGGGTGAGAGTACATGGAAACTTAGCGAGAATAGAATTGACCAAGAATGATTTAGGTAAGATATATGATGAAAAAGTAAGAGGTAATATTACTGATTATTTTTCAAAAATAGGTTTTGACTATACTACATTAGATTTACAAGGTTATAAAATGGGTAATTTCAGTATAAAAGATATTGAGGCAGGTGATAAGGATGAATGA
- a CDS encoding ABC transporter ATP-binding protein codes for MILSVQGLEFSYPSNKVLKDVSFSIKKGECLAILGTNGTGKSTLLKCINRILKPQKGAVLIDKSDVQKLNQTDLAKRIGYVSQSNQSFRTTVFDTVLIGRKPYIKWDVTEKDLNIVNRAIEMLGLQEYSLRYIDELSGGELQKVIIARALAQEPKILMFDEPTSSLDLKNQLEVISIIKDVVKNKKISALVTIHDLNLALRFADKFILLKESKIYAAGGIEIMTSHNIESVYSVPVKVENLSSRMVVVPI; via the coding sequence ATGATTCTATCAGTACAAGGTTTAGAATTTAGTTACCCAAGTAATAAAGTTTTGAAAGACGTTTCATTTTCAATTAAAAAAGGAGAATGTCTTGCCATATTAGGCACTAATGGAACAGGAAAATCCACACTCCTAAAATGTATAAACAGAATTTTAAAACCTCAAAAGGGAGCAGTTTTAATAGACAAATCCGATGTTCAAAAATTAAACCAAACAGATTTGGCTAAGAGGATAGGTTATGTTTCACAGAGTAACCAGTCTTTTAGAACAACTGTATTTGATACTGTTCTTATTGGCAGAAAACCATATATTAAATGGGACGTTACGGAGAAAGATTTGAACATTGTCAATAGAGCAATAGAAATGCTTGGATTACAAGAATATTCTTTGAGATATATAGATGAATTAAGTGGCGGAGAACTGCAAAAAGTAATTATAGCCAGAGCATTGGCACAAGAGCCTAAGATTCTTATGTTTGATGAACCTACAAGCAGTCTTGACCTAAAAAATCAATTAGAAGTAATTAGTATAATTAAAGATGTAGTGAAAAACAAGAAAATCTCTGCCTTAGTTACAATACATGATCTAAACTTGGCACTAAGGTTTGCTGATAAATTCATATTACTGAAAGAGAGCAAAATATATGCAGCTGGAGGAATAGAAATAATGACTTCTCACAATATAGAGTCTGTCTATTCAGTACCAGTAAAAGTTGAAAACTTGAGCAGTAGGATGGTTGTAGTACCTATATAA
- the larC gene encoding nickel pincer cofactor biosynthesis protein LarC, producing the protein MKVLYYDCFAGISGDMNLGALIDLGVDKDYLIEELNKLTISQEFKIKVETKQKMGITGTKVDVILENSNDTHTHEHINTHSHHHEHEHTEKHTHHHEHRNLNSIYKIIDDSDLNENVKKLSKDMFLVVAKAEAKVHGKSIEEVHFHEVGAVDSIVDIIGAAICIDDLKVDRIMSSTVELGGGFVKCAHGIIPVPAPATTEILTHIPVHMGKVNSETTTPTGAAILKTMVNEFTDKIDFKIIKTGYGLGTKDFEIPNVLRAFLGEVDDKVKDVQTMLEINIDDMNSELFGYIEDKLFENGALDVYKTPIIMKKGRPAIKLSVLANSTSLHKIENVLLVETTTLGLRKYTVEKVMLDREFIIISTKYGDIPIKKGLLDGKVIKMKPEYEVCKRLAKENEVPIRTIYDEIYKLT; encoded by the coding sequence ATGAAAGTTTTATACTATGACTGTTTCGCTGGAATAAGTGGAGATATGAACTTAGGTGCATTAATAGATTTAGGTGTGGATAAAGATTATCTTATAGAAGAACTGAATAAACTGACTATATCACAAGAATTCAAGATTAAGGTTGAAACAAAGCAGAAGATGGGAATTACAGGAACGAAAGTAGATGTGATTCTAGAAAACAGTAATGATACTCATACCCATGAACATATTAATACACATTCACATCATCACGAACATGAGCATACAGAAAAACATACACATCATCATGAACATAGAAATCTAAATAGTATATATAAGATTATTGATGATAGTGATTTAAACGAGAACGTGAAGAAATTAAGTAAGGATATGTTTTTAGTTGTAGCAAAAGCTGAGGCAAAAGTACATGGGAAATCTATAGAAGAAGTCCATTTTCATGAAGTAGGAGCTGTTGATTCCATAGTTGATATTATAGGAGCAGCTATATGCATTGATGATCTCAAGGTAGATAGAATCATGTCTTCTACAGTAGAATTAGGTGGTGGATTCGTTAAATGTGCTCATGGAATCATTCCTGTTCCAGCCCCTGCAACTACAGAAATTCTTACTCACATACCTGTACACATGGGAAAAGTGAATTCTGAGACAACAACTCCTACAGGAGCTGCAATATTAAAGACTATGGTTAATGAATTTACCGATAAAATAGATTTCAAAATAATAAAAACAGGGTATGGACTAGGTACCAAAGATTTTGAAATACCAAATGTATTAAGGGCTTTTTTAGGTGAAGTTGATGATAAAGTCAAAGATGTACAGACAATGTTAGAAATCAATATTGATGATATGAATTCAGAGCTGTTTGGTTATATAGAGGATAAACTTTTTGAAAATGGAGCACTGGATGTATATAAAACACCTATCATCATGAAAAAAGGAAGACCAGCCATTAAATTAAGTGTCTTAGCTAATTCAACTAGTTTACATAAAATTGAAAATGTATTACTAGTGGAGACAACTACCTTAGGTCTTAGAAAATATACAGTTGAAAAAGTAATGCTGGACAGAGAGTTCATAATCATTTCAACAAAATATGGAGATATACCAATAAAAAAAGGACTATTAGATGGTAAAGTCATAAAAATGAAACCTGAATATGAAGTATGTAAAAGATTGGCAAAGGAAAATGAAGTACCAATAAGAACTATTTATGATGAAATATATAAATTAACTTGA
- the larB gene encoding nickel pincer cofactor biosynthesis protein LarB, with amino-acid sequence MNEKDIIQLLEQLKNNDISVDEAYGAIKDLPFKDLGFAKIDNHREIRVGYPEVIYCENKTISQVREIIKFMLTKNNNILATRASKEMFEEVKDLHKDLRYNELGRTITYETNKIPRTESYIAIVSAGTSDLAVVEEAKETALILGNKVEVITDVGVAGIHRLYARLDIIREAKVIIVIAGMEGALASVVGGLVDKPIIAVPTSVGYGANFNGLSALLSMLNSCASGVSVVNIDNGFGAAYNASMINKI; translated from the coding sequence ATGAATGAAAAAGATATTATACAGCTGTTGGAGCAATTGAAAAATAATGATATATCTGTAGATGAAGCATATGGAGCAATAAAAGACCTGCCATTCAAGGACCTTGGTTTTGCTAAGATTGATAATCATAGAGAAATCAGAGTAGGATATCCAGAAGTGATATATTGCGAAAATAAAACTATATCTCAAGTTAGAGAAATAATAAAATTCATGTTAACTAAAAATAATAATATTTTGGCAACGAGAGCAAGTAAGGAGATGTTTGAAGAAGTTAAGGATCTCCATAAGGATTTAAGATATAACGAATTAGGAAGAACCATAACTTATGAGACAAATAAAATTCCAAGAACGGAATCTTATATTGCTATAGTTTCAGCAGGTACTTCTGATCTGGCAGTAGTTGAAGAAGCAAAAGAAACTGCCTTAATACTTGGAAACAAAGTAGAGGTAATAACTGATGTTGGTGTAGCAGGCATTCACAGGTTATATGCTAGACTAGATATCATTAGGGAAGCGAAGGTCATTATCGTAATAGCTGGTATGGAAGGAGCATTAGCCAGTGTAGTCGGAGGTTTGGTGGATAAGCCAATCATAGCAGTTCCAACAAGTGTTGGTTATGGGGCTAACTTCAATGGTTTGTCAGCGTTACTTTCCATGTTGAATAGCTGTGCATCTGGTGTTTCAGTGGTTAATATAGATAATGGATTTGGTGCGGCTTATAATGCCAGTATGATTAATAAAATATAA
- a CDS encoding iron ABC transporter substrate-binding protein: protein MNNKNIKLVIITFLITIILFIGCTKSTISKDSSSESITLTDMLGRTIGMDTNAEKIVAIGPGALRLYCYIDSADKVVGIEQIEKDHLTGRPYALANESLKDLEVIGPGGPNNSPDAEKLLSVKPDVIFSMYAYDKAAVDELQAKTGIPVVALSYGKVSTFDPAVYDSLEIIGKVMGKENRASEVINFMKECHDDLNNRTKDLEEDEKSNSYIGALSYKGSHGIESTYGDYSLFKAINAKNVVDEIGKTGSLMIDKEKLIEWNPDKIFIDYGGLNLVKDDYSKNPDFYNTLSAFKNGELYSQLPYNFYHTNIGTAMADAYYLGKVLYPDSFKDIEPEEKADEIYKFLLGKQVYKKMAEDFGEFGKILMN, encoded by the coding sequence ATGAATAACAAAAACATAAAATTAGTGATTATAACTTTTTTAATAACGATAATACTTTTTATTGGCTGTACAAAATCTACAATTAGCAAAGATTCAAGTTCAGAGAGCATAACATTGACAGATATGCTGGGAAGAACTATAGGGATGGATACCAATGCTGAGAAGATAGTTGCTATTGGACCAGGAGCATTAAGGCTGTATTGCTACATAGATAGTGCAGATAAAGTAGTTGGAATAGAACAGATAGAAAAGGACCATCTTACAGGAAGACCCTATGCTCTTGCTAATGAATCATTGAAGGATTTAGAAGTCATAGGTCCAGGAGGACCAAATAATTCTCCTGACGCTGAAAAACTTTTATCAGTAAAACCTGATGTAATATTTTCAATGTATGCATATGATAAAGCTGCTGTAGATGAACTGCAAGCTAAGACTGGCATACCAGTAGTGGCATTGAGCTATGGTAAAGTATCGACTTTTGACCCCGCTGTGTATGATTCATTAGAAATCATAGGAAAAGTTATGGGTAAGGAAAATAGAGCTAGTGAAGTCATCAATTTTATGAAAGAATGTCATGATGATTTGAACAATAGAACAAAAGATCTTGAGGAAGATGAAAAATCAAATTCATATATAGGTGCTTTATCATATAAAGGAAGTCATGGTATAGAAAGTACTTATGGTGATTATTCCTTATTCAAGGCAATTAATGCAAAGAATGTTGTAGATGAAATTGGAAAAACAGGTTCTTTAATGATAGATAAAGAAAAGCTCATTGAATGGAATCCTGATAAGATATTTATTGACTATGGTGGACTTAATTTGGTAAAAGATGATTATAGCAAGAATCCAGATTTTTATAACACATTATCTGCCTTCAAAAATGGTGAGTTGTACTCACAATTGCCATATAACTTTTATCATACTAACATAGGGACTGCAATGGCAGATGCATATTATCTTGGGAAAGTTCTTTACCCTGATAGTTTCAAGGATATAGAACCTGAGGAAAAAGCAGATGAGATTTATAAATTCCTGCTAGGTAAACAAGTATATAAGAAAATGGCTGAGGATTTTGGTGAGTTCGGTAAAATCTTAATGAATTGA